From Sphingomonas sp. PAMC26645:
GGCGTCGACCAAAGCGGATGATCCGCGGGCAGGGGCTCCGGGCTGGTCGGATCGAGTACGGCGCCGGCAATCGTCCCGTCGGTCAATGCCGCGATCAGCGCATCGTCGTCGATCATGTCGCCGCGCGCAATGTTGATCAGCCAGGCGGACGGCTTCATCCGGTGTAACTCTTCGCGGCCGATCATCGCGTGCGTCGCGTCGGTCGAGGGCGCGGCGAGGATGACCCAGTCGAACGCATCGAGCCGATCCCGCCAAGCGTCGGGGGTGATCGTGCCATCGCGGCCGGTGCGCGTGACGCCGGTGACCTCGACCCCGAACGCGGTCAAGCGATCGCCGATCATCTTGCCGATCGTGCCATAGCCAATGACAAGTGCCTTGGTTCCGGCGAGTTCGATCTTGCCGGGCGCGTCCTTCAACCACTCATGACGGTCCTGCGCGCGGACGACGGTATCGAAGCGCTTGGCGGCGACGAGCACCGCCATCACCGCATATTCGGCGACCGCGACGGCGTTGATGCCGGCGCCGTTGGTCAAAGTGACGCCGTTCTCACGCAGTGTGTCGAGCGGGAACGCGTCGAGCCCGGCATAGATCGTCGAGACCCATTTGAGGTTTGGCCCGGCATGGCGGATCGCGTCGGCGACGAGTTCGGTCGGCTGCATGTCCACCCAGGCGATATCCGCGTCTGCGATCATCGCGTTGGCCTCGTCCGGCTTGGCGAACCAGGCGACGTCTAGGTCCGCAGGCAGATGCGGTTCGAGGAGCGGGCGGGCGGCGGCTGGGAGGACGGCTTTCATCCGGAGAACATCGGCGTGCGGCGGGGCATGTCAAGTTGTGCAGCGCTCTGCGACGGATCGGTCCCGCG
This genomic window contains:
- a CDS encoding D-2-hydroxyacid dehydrogenase — translated: MKAVLPAAARPLLEPHLPADLDVAWFAKPDEANAMIADADIAWVDMQPTELVADAIRHAGPNLKWVSTIYAGLDAFPLDTLRENGVTLTNGAGINAVAVAEYAVMAVLVAAKRFDTVVRAQDRHEWLKDAPGKIELAGTKALVIGYGTIGKMIGDRLTAFGVEVTGVTRTGRDGTITPDAWRDRLDAFDWVILAAPSTDATHAMIGREELHRMKPSAWLINIARGDMIDDDALIAALTDGTIAGAVLDPTSPEPLPADHPLWSTPNAIVTMHLSGRSQTTMFARGATLFLDNLAAFLAGRPMKNVADLDAGY